A genomic stretch from Hymenobacter psoromatis includes:
- a CDS encoding oxidoreductase — MQHIPLLSISIFLPLLGALVLLLLRTQRRALAFALGIGTTALTVVATALIWVRGVPGGFAQVEELRWIPSLGAAYCVGVDGISLPLVLLTAVLFLVAMIYSAKVSEQPSSFVALLLLLETACLGAFLALDLLLFYVFFELTLVGMYFIIAGWGHENRKKAALIFFIYTLVGSLFLLLAFLALYLNAAPHTFDMRMLLAHPPLTGTAAALTFWAFFLAFAIKTPLFPFHTWLPVAHTEAPTAGSVILAGVMLKLGGYGFIRFSLQMTPDAFRQFAPYVMALALFSAIYGALAALGQTDIKRLVAYTSVNHMGYVVFGVGAAALTTTGSAFGLDGAVLQMVSHGIVTGCLFLLIGAIQDRTNTREMDQLGGLAQVYPLLSGLFILAAFASLGLPALAHFPAEFQIFLGGYEVAPVMTALLLLGLLLTTALYLRAIQRVFLGEAPATALPPADLSGRELWAIVPLIVLIVGLGLYPEALLRVIHATQQVLGHE, encoded by the coding sequence ATGCAGCATATTCCGCTACTCTCCATCAGTATTTTTCTGCCCCTGCTGGGGGCGCTGGTGCTGCTGCTGCTTCGCACCCAGCGCCGGGCACTGGCTTTTGCGCTGGGCATCGGCACCACGGCCCTTACGGTGGTGGCCACCGCGCTCATCTGGGTGCGCGGCGTGCCTGGCGGCTTCGCCCAGGTGGAGGAGCTGCGCTGGATTCCGTCGCTGGGGGCCGCCTACTGCGTGGGCGTCGATGGCATTAGCCTGCCGCTGGTGCTGCTCACGGCGGTGCTGTTTCTGGTGGCCATGATTTACTCGGCGAAGGTTTCGGAACAGCCCAGCAGCTTCGTGGCCCTGCTGCTGCTGCTGGAAACGGCCTGCCTGGGAGCTTTCCTGGCGCTGGACCTGCTGCTGTTCTACGTCTTTTTCGAGCTGACGCTGGTGGGCATGTACTTCATCATTGCCGGCTGGGGCCACGAGAACCGCAAAAAGGCCGCTCTCATCTTTTTCATCTACACCCTGGTGGGCAGCCTATTCCTGCTGCTGGCTTTTCTGGCCCTCTACCTCAATGCCGCTCCGCACACCTTCGATATGCGGATGCTGCTGGCCCACCCGCCCCTGACCGGCACGGCGGCGGCGCTCACCTTTTGGGCCTTTTTCCTGGCCTTCGCCATTAAAACGCCCCTGTTTCCCTTTCACACCTGGCTGCCGGTGGCCCACACCGAGGCCCCAACGGCGGGCAGCGTCATTCTGGCGGGGGTGATGCTGAAGCTGGGCGGCTACGGCTTCATCCGCTTCAGTTTGCAGATGACCCCCGACGCTTTCCGGCAGTTTGCGCCCTACGTGATGGCCCTGGCCCTGTTTTCGGCCATTTACGGGGCGCTGGCCGCACTGGGCCAAACCGATATCAAGCGGCTGGTGGCCTACACCAGCGTCAACCACATGGGCTACGTGGTGTTCGGGGTCGGGGCAGCGGCGCTCACCACCACGGGCAGCGCCTTTGGGCTCGACGGGGCCGTGCTGCAAATGGTCAGCCACGGCATTGTCACCGGCTGCCTGTTTCTGCTAATCGGGGCCATCCAGGACCGGACCAACACCCGCGAAATGGACCAGCTCGGCGGGCTGGCGCAGGTTTACCCGCTGCTGAGCGGCCTGTTTATCCTGGCGGCCTTCGCCTCGCTGGGCCTGCCGGCTTTGGCGCACTTCCCCGCCGAGTTCCAGATTTTCCTGGGAGGCTACGAGGTAGCGCCCGTGATGACGGCGCTGCTGCTGCTGGGGCTGCTGCTTACCACGGCCCTCTACCTGCGCGCCATCCAGCGGGTATTTCTGGGGGAGGCCCCCGCCACCGCCCTCCCCCCGGCCGACTTGTCCGGCCGCGAGCTGTGGGCCATCGTTCCGCTCATCGTCCTGATTGTGGGGCTAGGCCTCTACCCCGAGGCGTTGCTGCGGGTCATTCACGCCACGCAACAGGTGCTGGGCCATGAATAG
- a CDS encoding NADH-quinone oxidoreductase subunit K produces MSMALLICLSIAAVLFALGLYGVISQTNLVMIMMGVELMLAAAMLNLVAFWRLLHPHTYALQMFVLVVMTVMALEAAVGFALATQRFRSRGSVEVEEAADLKEEGV; encoded by the coding sequence CTGAGTATGGCTCTCCTGATTTGCCTGAGTATCGCCGCCGTGTTGTTTGCCCTGGGCCTGTATGGCGTTATCAGCCAGACGAACCTGGTCATGATTATGATGGGCGTGGAGCTGATGCTGGCTGCGGCCATGCTGAACCTGGTGGCGTTCTGGCGGCTGCTGCACCCCCACACCTACGCCCTGCAAATGTTCGTGCTGGTGGTGATGACCGTGATGGCGCTGGAAGCGGCGGTGGGCTTTGCCCTGGCGACCCAGCGCTTCCGCAGCCGGGGCTCGGTGGAGGTAGAAGAGGCAGCTGACTTAAAGGAGGAAGGCGTATGA
- a CDS encoding NADH dehydrogenase: MENSATLATTLLVVLLFAGGVYALAVLEYWSVAGRLAWTRPVRLALKLLAREEIKPRQRDAVFYETAPVLLLAAGTLAAAVLPWSASAPLLSLATGALFVNAAFAYVMVALVLGGWSSNGAYAMIGGWRFLGQLLAYSMPMVMALTATVMRAESMVPVQIVLSQRGLWNIIYQPVGFGLFYLAALALAFLPPFDLPVAAGELAGGAWADFTGARRLVLRLGRLSLVMSLAVTITVFYLGGWQGSGLPGVVWTLLKTLLVAASFFGVGRYVSRVRYDLMLEWSWKYATPAALLNILWVGILLLL; the protein is encoded by the coding sequence ATGGAGAATAGCGCTACTCTTGCTACTACGCTGCTGGTCGTGCTGCTTTTCGCGGGCGGCGTGTACGCGCTGGCCGTGCTCGAATACTGGTCGGTGGCCGGGCGACTGGCCTGGACTAGGCCGGTGCGGCTGGCGCTGAAGCTGCTGGCGCGCGAGGAAATCAAGCCCCGCCAGCGGGATGCCGTGTTCTACGAAACCGCGCCCGTGCTGCTGCTGGCCGCCGGCACGCTGGCGGCCGCAGTGCTGCCCTGGTCGGCCAGCGCGCCGCTGCTAAGCCTGGCCACGGGGGCTTTGTTCGTCAACGCCGCGTTTGCCTACGTGATGGTGGCGTTGGTGCTGGGCGGCTGGTCGAGCAACGGCGCATACGCCATGATAGGGGGCTGGCGCTTTCTGGGGCAGCTGCTGGCCTACTCCATGCCGATGGTGATGGCACTGACGGCCACCGTGATGCGGGCCGAGTCGATGGTGCCGGTGCAGATTGTGCTTTCCCAGCGCGGCTTGTGGAACATCATCTACCAGCCGGTCGGCTTCGGCCTGTTCTACCTGGCGGCGCTGGCCCTGGCCTTCCTACCCCCCTTCGACCTGCCCGTGGCCGCCGGCGAGCTGGCTGGCGGGGCCTGGGCCGACTTCACGGGGGCCCGGCGGCTGGTGCTCCGGCTGGGGCGCCTGAGCCTGGTGATGAGCCTGGCCGTTACCATTACCGTCTTTTACCTGGGCGGCTGGCAGGGTTCCGGGCTGCCGGGCGTGGTCTGGACGCTCCTGAAAACGCTGCTGGTCGCGGCCTCCTTTTTCGGGGTCGGCCGCTACGTTTCGAGGGTTCGGTACGACCTTATGCTGGAGTGGAGCTGGAAGTACGCCACGCCGGCCGCGCTTTTAAATATTCTGTGGGTCGGAATTCTACTACTGCTATGA